A single window of Periophthalmus magnuspinnatus isolate fPerMag1 chromosome 9, fPerMag1.2.pri, whole genome shotgun sequence DNA harbors:
- the gal3st1a gene encoding galactosylceramide sulfotransferase, translating to MMVKVKHWRSMCKGLVLGTFLTSCMILLYCLSMPQVHISLPDMPVPYSCAHRPSHLNPRLTSNTSELSTSQTCSPKVDIMFMKTHKTASSTFLNILFRFGEKHRLKFAFPNGRNDFFYPSFFERSQVKDYSPGMCFNIICNHMRFNAPEVSKVLPMDTSYITILRDPAELFESAFHYFGRLAPFTWKILGDDKMSEFLFNTAHYFDPNGFNSFYLKNLLFFDFGFDNMLEVTDPQVAEGIKFISDRFHLVMLVEYFEESLILLKDALCWEIDDLVFFKLNARKGSTVSKLTPELRAKALEWNAIDWKLYQHFNKTFWTKVDSYGRQRMALDVAELRRRNEEMTKICIEDGQAVEAGRIHETAMQPWQPIGEKSIMGYNLKHNVDKANRKLCRKMLTPEIQYLTELGVNLWITKLWGHVRDIINW from the exons ATGATGGTGAAAGTAAAGCACTGGAGGTCTATGTGCAAAGGGCTCGTCTTGGGTACATTCCTGACCAGCTGCATGATCCTGCTGTACTGCCTGTCTATGCCACAAGTCCACATCAGTTTGCCTGA catgccTGTGCCTTATTCCTGTGCCCATCGCCCATCTCATCTTAATCCCAGATTGACCAGTAATACCTCTGAGCTAAGTACAAGTCAGACATGCTCTCCCAAAGTGGACATTATGTTCATGAAGACCCACAAAACAGCCAGCAGCACTTTTCTCAACATACTTTTCCGCTTTGGAGAGAAGCATCGACTCAAGTTTGCTTTCCCAAATGGCAGAAATGACTTTTTCTACCCTTCCTTTTTTGAGCGCTCCCAAGTCAAAGACTATAGTCCTGGAATGTGTTTCAACATTATTTGCAATCACATGCGCTTCAATGCACCTGAGGTCTCTAAGGTGCTCCCAATGGATACTTCATACATCACTATTTTGAGAGACCCAGCAGAGCTTTTTGAGTCTGCTTTCCATTACTTTGGGCGATTAGCACCTTTCACCTGGAAGATACTGGGTGATGATAAGATGTCTGAGTTCCTATTCAACACTGCTCACTATTTTGATCCAAATGGTTTCAACTCTTTCTACCTCAAGAATCTGCTGTTTTTTGATTTTGGATTTGACAACATGCTAGAAGTGACTGATCCGCAAGTAGCAGAAGGAATTAAATTTATCAGTGACCGTTTTCATCTGGTCATGTTAGTGGAGTATTTTGAAGAGTCTCTCATTTTACTAAAGGATGCCCTCTGTTGGGAAATAGATGACCTGGTTTTCTTTAAGCTCAATGCACGCAAAGGATCCACTGTGTCCAAACTAACTCCTGAACTCAGGGCAAAAGCACTTGAGTGGAACGCCATTGACTGGAAGCTTTACCAGCACTTCAACAAAACCTTCTGGACCAAAGTGGACTCATATGGACGGCAACGCATGGCCCTTGATGTGGCTGAGCTCAGGAGGAGGAATGAGGAGATGACAAAGATCTGCATTGAGGATGGCCAGGCTGTGGAGGCAGGCAGGATCCATGAGACAGCCATGCAACCCTGGCAGCCCATTGGAGAGAAATCCATTATGGGTTACAACCTGAAACACAATGTGGACAAGGCAAATCGAAAATTGTGTCGAAAAATGTTGACGCCTGAGATACAGTACTTGACAGAGCTTGGTGTTAATCTGTGGATCACTAAACTGTGGGGACATGTTCGAGATATCATAAACTGGTGA